accattATCATATATACCTATTTGAAGTATTACTATAATACTAaggatttattattattcatataataacaatatcgTCACACTTCCATGTTTTGAACTATTAAACATCTACAAAATAAtccattttttcatttaaaaattgtagATTTACATACGCATGTTAACAAACtgtaaataaactttcaattaaaatatatttgaatttattttgcatGTAAAAACGATTGTAACATACATTCATAGACGATTTTCAATTCCAGGTCGTTATCGTATTGTTATTAAGTGTTATCACTGACTTGGACTATCTTGGACaagtattattacattattttagcTCATAAATTATTATCTCCGTCGTTTTCTGAAAGAAACAAAACGGCTAACcgagtttttaaattaaatggcaGTTTTAATCacttatctatatataataatatattatttatgtattgtaattTAGAATTATGCTGTACACATCatctatattattaaaaaaaattattacgttttCCCTATTTTCTACGTATACGCAACCAAAGTCTTGCAAATTTACCTACTCACAATATTTGAGGTAATTTATTTTCCCTTTAGTATTAagtgttatttaaaattaataaacgatataaaaattggaataatttgaGCATTAATGGAGCATATACGAATTCAGTTCATTCCAAAAGTTTGTCGGAAAAATATCATGCAGTACCGTAGTACATGTTTGCAAATGGAAGAAATCTTATTTgtcatattgtaataaaatgcaTCTGacacatagtataatatatattttaaaactttaatttactaggaaatgttgtattttaatatcggaaaaaataatttacaatttaccTAATATATGGGTCTGTGTATGTTTTTTCGTACTGAGGCTTTTGATCACCACCAGTTGgaataatttcattcaattccACTGATTCAGATAGAAATGACcctgtttctatatacatatatatatatatgtatttcataatattaaaaattaatgtaattgaCTAGATTAACTTTTACTTCAACGTAGTTACATAAATGAACGAGTAAGTAATAATATCTGATGTTCCCTcgaattttcttaatttttagtattaattaaatttatatgtatattaattgaaaaaaaaataactaaatcttaatttaaatcatttatatttcaaaGATTTGGTACTGAAATCTTTTTGAATTGTGAATTGGTTAGAATGTTAGATTATTTTCCGAAATTGTTTGAGCATTTATATCTATCAAAATTACACATTACTAATAAATTTAGGTTGtgactatttgcaggtactatatctgcgaattattggccatttgcaggtactatatctgcgacaggcgcaaagccttctgtgcatgcgtatgctagacttgtttaatcaatcgttcattattttaatcttatatgtttaatcaatcgttcatactacgtcactttacgagttcgaactaaattttaagaggtttaacacaaaattttaacagtaaacacgctgacagtgacagttcacgcgcatgcgcagaaggctttgtgtctgtcgcagatatagtacctgcaaatagccaataattcgcagatatagtacctgcaaatagccaataatttgcagatatagtaccggCAAATATCCAAAACCATAAATTTAAACTAAACTATATTGTTAGTATTATAATGTGTACAAGATTTGACTTatagtttaaaattttagtCATATAAAAAGTCGCAATATACATAGtgaatacgaaaaaaattaaaacttctacttaaatattaattaactattatatttttctagttTTTTAGACATTCTTATACCATTTGTCAACACACACCGTTTCCATTTAATATATTGTGTGAAGCAGGAAGTCCAAGAAATGATGTAAATGTTGTGTCTCGGCTGAGCGGAGGTTCCAATCCTTCGAGTGGCATACAATCCAAAACAGGCACCACATAATCCctgataaataattttaaaatattaaaacaaggaATATAAACAAAAACTTGTCAATAGATTCTAATGGTTACTAAGGAAtgatttttgataataaaaattttaaacaatttattcataaaattataaCAACAAAACCTTGAAATATTGTCTTGTGCTATTGTGTTTTCATTAACAGGAAATCGATCTTCTACAATTTGCTCTTCATCCGGTGGTGGGTCCCATTTTTTCGCACTGAATAAAATCACACCAACCATCGCCAGAAAATAGGACAAGAAATATAAACCGTGAAACTggaataaatatacaattcaaAAGTAAATATACAATTCAATCAATTGCTATTTTCTTAAAATGGCAAATACCTTGAATTGAAATAATACTATGCCGGCAATCAGCGTGTAATAGTCTGCTGAAATGAAGGATAGATGCAAAGCAACAGCTCCGGCATCCCTCAGCATGAGAGCCATGAACATGTGGAATAGCAGTTGAACGAAGGTAAAACTTGCAAATTGTAACAGCATATCAATATTGAACCAGTGAAATTTGTATATATCGTCGGACTCCATCATGAATATTTGAAAGCCTGCTACTATCGTGCCGAAAAATCCAATCATGGACAGGTACTCGGTACAAgactgtttttttattattatttcttgaaTCACAGTTACAATTGCAAATAACAAAGATCCACCTAGGCAAAGCATGTCTCCAACAAGTTGATTGCGacctgaaaatataaataatatgaagatTGCAGTCATAATTTTTTCCTTTATAactgttttataatatacaaatagatGAGTGTTTCTGTACCATCGATGGGAGCTCCCTCTACGTCGGCCCACACTATACAACCGACGGCCATCAGACCGGCTGTGGCTCCACCGACGTGTATCAGTCCCAGTCTTTGACCGCTGAGGGCTCCTCCTAAAAGGGCTACTCCGACGCCACTGCAGTCCAGCAATTGTCAACTTACAATCGACGTATATCTTTGAGACATGACCAACAGAAAGCTGGCTTCTACGTCCAGTATCGAACATATCAGATACATCCACGGACGCTTCCAAAACGGACCTTTCAAACTTTTGCAAGCCAACATAGGCATGAATATAACCACCAACACCGCATAAGGAATTATAATCTGTGCCGTAGCTGGGAATTGCCAAGTTGCACTCTGGAGtaatgtacataatacacatTTGATACTGAGCAGAATTGAAAGTATTTGTCCAATTATAATGCTTTTCCAAACGTGCCTGAAAAATTTAACCAAAATATTACCATTTCAGAACATATTATAACATTATGATggttaaatgtttattatatataattccaATATCTAGTATTCCAATAT
This Arctopsyche grandis isolate Sample6627 chromosome 7, ASM5162203v2, whole genome shotgun sequence DNA region includes the following protein-coding sequences:
- the LOC143914109 gene encoding LOW QUALITY PROTEIN: solute carrier family 35 member F2-like (The sequence of the model RefSeq protein was modified relative to this genomic sequence to represent the inferred CDS: substituted 1 base at 1 genomic stop codon), translated to MEAPPPGGASLADKLQKHMPHLEHWHVWKSIIIGQILSILLSIKCVLCTLLQSATWQFPATAQIIIPYAVLVVIFMPMLACKSLKGPFWKRPWMYLICSILDVEASFLLVMSQRYTSIVSXQLLDCSGVGVALLGGALSGQRLGLIHVGGATAGLMAVGCIVWADVEGAPIDGRNQLVGDMLCLGGSLLFAIVTVIQEIIIKKQSCTEYLSMIGFFGTIVAGFQIFMMESDDIYKFHWFNIDMLLQFASFTFVQLLFHMFMALMLRDAGAVALHLSFISADYYTLIAGIVLFQFKFHGLYFLSYFLAMVGVILFSAKKWDPPPDEEQIVEDRFPVNENTIAQDNISRDYVVPVLDCMPLEGLEPPLSRDTTFTSFLGLPASHNILNGNGVC